From the genome of Acidobacteriota bacterium:
AACCCGACGGTTGAGTTCCGGACGTTATTGTCTCACATCAGGGGACCGGCTGCACGGCATCGCCGTCGGCCAGGCGGGCGGCGATGCCGCCGGTGAGCCGGGCCATGGCGCCCAGGATCTCCGGGTTGATCCGGTAGATGGTGTCGCCCGGCTCGTGGTATGCCAGGTGCGGCCCGGTGGACGACAGGCTGACGCACGGGATCCCCAGCTGGAAGAACGGGGCGAAGTCGCTGGAGCGCACGCCCACGCGCGTGATGGCCCGCTTGTTGCGAATCAGCCCGACCTCGGCGTCGGCCGCCTCGACCACCGGGAGCAGCGCCGCGCTGTAGCCGCACCAGGCGCCGTCGCCGGCGCCGGCCATGTCGATGTTGATCATGGCGGCGGCCTGCCGCATCCCGTAGGGGAGGCCGGCGGCGAAGGTGTGGGAGCCCTGCAGTCCCGTTTCCTCGGCGCCGAACAGGACGAAGATCACGGTGCGCCGGGGCTTGTTCGGCCACAGGCTCATGGTCCGCGCCAGCTCCATGACCACCGCGGAGCCGCTGGCATTGTCGTTGGCGCCCGGGTAGATGAAGCCGAGGTGCGGGCCGCATCCGTCGAAGTGGGCGCCGACGATGACGCATTCGTCGCGCAGCGCCGGATCGGCGCCGGGGATGAAGGCGGCGATGTTGTAGCCCTGGCTGTCGGGCACGTGGCGGGAGACCACCCGCAGGCGGAGCCGGCCCGGCAGGTCGAACGACAGGGGCCGGCGATAGCGCCGCAGGTCGTCGCGGAGGTCCTTGGCGGTGGTGGAGCGGGCGGCCAGGATCTTGTCGGCCACGGCGTAGCTGATCTCCGCCGGGGTGAAGCCGGCGAGCCAGTCGCCATTGGTGTTCATCTGGGGCTGTTCATAGATGTAAACCAGGCCGAGGGCGCCCCGCTCCCGCGCCGTGCGCAGGCGGGTGCGGTGCTGGTCGTGGTCGGTGAAGCGGTCGTCGGCGGGATCCGGCGTGCCCCGGAAGCAGAGGACGAACTTCCCCTTCGGGTCGATCCCGGCGTAGTCGTCGTAGCCCAGCTCCGGCGCGGCGATGCCCCAGCCGGCGAAGACCATGCCGGCGGTGTGGTCGCCGCTGTCGCTGAACGACAGGGGCAGGTAGTCCTTGTTGGGCTCCAGCCGGACCTCGCGCTCCGGCGCCTCCGGCGTCGCGCCGGGCAGGTACAGGACCGCTTCGGCCGCTTCGAGCACCGTGTGCGGGGCCGGGAAGGGCTGGAGGTAGCCGCCGGGGAACGCCGGCTCCAGGCCCCAGAGGCGGAACTGGTCGGCGGCCCAGCGGGCGGCGGCGGTGTAGCCGGGATGGCCCGTGAGCCGGCCGGCATACTCCGGGCCGGCCAGGATCTTGCAGATGGAATAGGCGCTGATGGGGTTGGGCGCGACGATCAGGCGGCCGGGGGCGCCCGGTTCGTCGTCGTCGGCCGGTGTCAGACCGGCCAAGGCGATCAACAACACGGCGATCAGGCAGCAACGCATGACGTTCTCCATGGGGATGAAATGGTCCATATGGCCCAACAGAATATTCTACGGAATGGGACGGAGAAAGGATATGTGAAATGTGCCCGTAGATGCTGTTATCGCCGAGACTCCTGCCGCTGGTTTCGCGGGGCCCGGGCCATCAGGGTGTGGCGGCCTGGCGGGCCAGCCAGCCGAAGCCGCGGGTGGCGGCGTCGCGCCGCAGGGTTTCCAGCCCGGCGCGGCCGACGTCACGGCGGCCGGCGGCCAGCTCGGCCCGGGCGAGCCACAGCCGGACCTCCAGCTCCAACTCCATCAGTCCGAGTCGCCGGCATTCGGCCAGGACGCGCTGCAGCCGCTCCGTCGCCCTGGCGGCCGGTCCCGCTACGATCAGGGCGCGCGCCTCCATGAGGTCCAGCCGCAGCTTTAAGACCGCATACTGGATCTGTGCCGCGATCGTCCGGGCGGCGGCCAGTTCCCTGACCGCCGAGTCGGCCTGGCCGTGTTCCAGGGCGACAGCGGCTAGCATCAAGCGCGCGCTCAGCGCGCCGTCGGCGACGTCCGACTGCTGGAACGCGGCCAGCGCCTGTTCCGCCAGCGCCCGGGCTTCGGCGGCGCGCCCTTCGCGGAGCGCCACCCCGGCCAGCGCCAGGTGGCTGAGGGGCAGTTCGGCGGCCTCGTTGATCTCGGTGCGGATCGCCAGCGCCTGCTCGTGCAGCCGGCGGGCCGCCGCCAGGTCGCCGGCGGCCGCCTCAAGCTCCCCTTGACCGAACAGCGCCCAAGCCTCCAGGCTCCGGACGCCGTTGGTCCGCGCCAGCTCCAACGACTGCCGGTACAGGCGCCGCGCCTCCGGCAGATTGCCCCGCAAGCGCTCCACCTCGCCCAGATTAGCCAACGCCATCATCTGGCCTGGCTTGTCGCCGATTTCTTTCCGGATCGCCAGCGATTCCCGGTACAACGCGCCGGCTTCCTCGAGACGCCCGAGATCGAACAGGATGGTGGCCAGATTGTTCTGGATCAGCGCCACGCCGCTGCGGTTGCCGGTGGCCGCGAAGGCCTGGCGGGCCTGTTCGAACATGAGCCGCGCCCGCTCGTAGTCGCCCTGGATGTAGTAGATGTTGGCGATGTTGTTGCGGATCGTGGCCATCCCCTCGGTTTCACC
Proteins encoded in this window:
- a CDS encoding M28 family peptidase, coding for MRCCLIAVLLIALAGLTPADDDEPGAPGRLIVAPNPISAYSICKILAGPEYAGRLTGHPGYTAAARWAADQFRLWGLEPAFPGGYLQPFPAPHTVLEAAEAVLYLPGATPEAPEREVRLEPNKDYLPLSFSDSGDHTAGMVFAGWGIAAPELGYDDYAGIDPKGKFVLCFRGTPDPADDRFTDHDQHRTRLRTARERGALGLVYIYEQPQMNTNGDWLAGFTPAEISYAVADKILAARSTTAKDLRDDLRRYRRPLSFDLPGRLRLRVVSRHVPDSQGYNIAAFIPGADPALRDECVIVGAHFDGCGPHLGFIYPGANDNASGSAVVMELARTMSLWPNKPRRTVIFVLFGAEETGLQGSHTFAAGLPYGMRQAAAMINIDMAGAGDGAWCGYSAALLPVVEAADAEVGLIRNKRAITRVGVRSSDFAPFFQLGIPCVSLSSTGPHLAYHEPGDTIYRINPEILGAMARLTGGIAARLADGDAVQPVP